The Megachile rotundata isolate GNS110a chromosome 3, iyMegRotu1, whole genome shotgun sequence genome includes a window with the following:
- the LOC105663679 gene encoding uncharacterized protein LOC105663679: protein MCYIARQLRGHARQFFDEEQRRDPTWEMLKTALIARFRKPLPFNRLFREAANYTAQPRQKLGDYCFNKLTKLRAFNALKVDIPDEFLRDAVIGSIGDETIERTIRSNKYTSADELYVAMREMGTMPKLEGVSAAKASRVADRTPIPVAGPSGVRAADRKKQPGDQLKHTTKFVCYNCGEEEHVARTCSKPRRRCMRCQKDGHLERFCYRTKVAINVVQLSPSNNKWVMHARVNGERVQCLLDTGSARTLISKAVAIRLDIKIVEGPLIQLRGYASLGSCNRLRAEVTIQVVEAIADVTAIIVETEAMIYRVILGQDFIGQDHVILIKMRDRIIVKELSSVGVAPQLIVDAYATETVVELSALDCSGMSEEDRVGCTACNIRAWTQYLRMFIQNKMTTVIM from the coding sequence ATGTGCTATATCGCACGCCAATTGCGAGGACACGCGCGGCAATTTTTTGATGAGGAGCAACGCCGAGATCCCACCTGGGAAATGTTGAAAACAGCACTCATCGCTCGTTTCAGAAAACCCCTGCCCTTCAATCGGCTGTTTCGGGAGGCTGCCAACTATACAGCGCAGCCAAGACAAAAGCTGGGGGATTATTGCTTTAACAAGCTGACCAAGTTGAGAGCGTTCAACGCTCTCAAGGTGGACATCCCTGACGAATTTTTAAGGGATGCAGTGATCGGGAGCATCGGAGATGAAACAATCGAGAGGACGATTCGATCAAACAAATATACGAGTGCCGACGAGTTGTATGTAGCAATGCGGGAGATGGGCACGATGCCGAAGTTGGAAGGAGTTTCGGCAGCAAAGGCGTCGCGGGTTGCGGATCGGACGCCGATACCAGTAGCAGGGCCGTCGGGCGTGCGAGCCGCGGACAGGAAGAAGCAGCCGGGTGACCAGCTGAAGCACACGACTAAGTTCGTGTGTTATAACTGCGGTGAAGAGGAGCACGTTGCGAGAACCTGCTCGAAGCCGCGACGAAGGTGTATGAGGTGCCAAAAGGACGGGCACTTGGAGCGGTTTTGCTACAGGACGAAGGTAGCGATAAATGTGGTACAGTTGAGTCCGAGTAATAATAAATGGGTGATGCACGCTCGAGTTAATGGAGAAAGGGTCCAGTGTCTGTTGGACACCGGCAGTGCAAGGACTCTTATTTCCAAGGCAGTTGCAATTCGACTGGATATCAAGATAGTCGAGGGACCTTTGATACAATTGCGAGGTTATGCGAGTTTAGGGTCTTGTAATCGTTTGAGGGCAGAAGTGACGATACAAGTCGTGGAAGCGATCGCCGATGTTACCGCTATTATTGTTGAGACAGAGGCGATGATCTATCGGGTAATCCTAGGGCAAGATTTCATTGGGCAGGACCATGTAATTTTGATCAAAATGCGGGACCGGATCATTGTTAAGGAGTTGTCGAGCGTTGGGGTTGCGCCACAATTAATAGTAGATGCGTATGCGACGGAGACGGTAGTTGAGTTAAGCGCGTTAGATTGCAGCGGGATGTCGGAAGAAGATCGGGTCGGTTGTACAGCCTGTAACATAAGAGCGTGGACGCAATATCTTCGAATGTTTATACAAAACAAAATGACGACCGTTATAATGTGA